A region from the Phycisphaerales bacterium genome encodes:
- a CDS encoding PEP-CTERM sorting domain-containing protein (PEP-CTERM proteins occur, often in large numbers, in the proteomes of bacteria that also encode an exosortase, a predicted intramembrane cysteine proteinase. The presence of a PEP-CTERM domain at a protein's C-terminus predicts cleavage within the sorting domain, followed by covalent anchoring to some some component of the (usually Gram-negative) cell surface. Many PEP-CTERM proteins exhibit an unusual sequence composition that includes large numbers of potential glycosylation sites. Expression of one such protein has been shown restore the ability of a bacterium to form floc, a type of biofilm.) → MFGGGGATVGDSTNPIRGGNLIITFDVDSTSGNLTQDIASITGSVSGTGLVIFNEIIEDRTPGNQGVIGSADLLLNGPTPNPATIVFSRGSSSIKVKKTLVFSASPSELVDNATVTLLRQTIVPSPGSMALLGIGSLGLLGRRRRS, encoded by the coding sequence GTGTTCGGCGGAGGGGGAGCCACTGTCGGCGACTCCACCAATCCGATCCGCGGAGGAAACCTCATCATCACCTTTGACGTTGACTCGACCTCGGGCAACCTCACCCAGGACATCGCGTCCATCACGGGGAGCGTGTCCGGGACGGGACTGGTGATCTTCAACGAGATCATCGAGGACCGGACGCCCGGCAATCAGGGCGTGATCGGCTCGGCGGATCTGCTCTTGAACGGGCCGACTCCGAACCCAGCCACGATCGTGTTCTCTCGCGGGAGCAGCTCGATCAAGGTGAAGAAGACGCTGGTCTTTTCCGCGTCGCCCTCGGAACTCGTGGACAACGCGACGGTCACGCTGCTTCGGCAGACGATCGTCCCCAGTCCGGGTTCGATGGCCTTGCTGGGGATCGGGTCGCTGGGCCTCCTGGGCCGTCGGCGTCGGTCGTAA